In Eupeodes corollae chromosome 3, idEupCoro1.1, whole genome shotgun sequence, a single genomic region encodes these proteins:
- the LOC129951836 gene encoding uncharacterized protein LOC129951836 encodes MIFHHKITFLLLAVAVVVSSNKFFDSINPSSGEVTFNMRNINDDKNGRGIIAKTKFEERRSFFHLFNVPYIVCFFAAKGKWPFFPNFMQVQVDQVGRSIFPQSDSFIRNYCQKWIQIKECFRPHNIVSYPDAPPPPTTEPPAPINTEVETIATDPPTTVCSCAQRAIEQFRPAPVVFFDKNYIGNVSAETIRNTIEFLESFLPPPTKKPKRKLKIRERILME; translated from the exons ATGATTTTCCATCACAAAATTACGTTTCTTCTTCTGGCGGTCGCAGTTGTTGtttcatcaaataaattttttgattcaATTAATCCATCATCCGGTGAAGTTACATTTAATATGAGAAATATTAACGACGATAAAAATGGAAGAGGAATAATAGCAAAGACCAAGTTTGAGGAGCGACGGAGTTTTTTCCACCTTTTCAACGTTCCAT ATATCGTTTGTTTTTTTGCTGCAAAAGGAAAATGGCCGTTTTTCCCTAATTTTATGCAAGTTCAAGTAGACCAAGTTGGACGGTCTATTTTTCCGCAGAGTGATAGTTTTATAAGGAATTATTGTCAGAAGTGGATACAAATTAAGGAATGCTTCCGTCCTCATAATATAGTTTCAT ATCCTGATGCACCACCGCCACCAACTACAGAGCCACCAGCTCCCATTAATACCGAAGTTGAAACAATCGCAACAGATCCTCCAACAACAGTTTGTTCATGTGCTCAACGGGCTATAGAACAATTCAGACCTGCTCCGGTGGTGTTCTTCGATAAAAATTACATTGGAAATGTTAGCGCAGAAACGATTAGGAACACAATTGAATTCTTGGAAAGTTTCCTACCACCACCAACTAAAAAGCCCAAGAGAAAGCTCAAGATACGGGAGCGTATtttaatggaataa
- the LOC129951835 gene encoding insulin-like growth factor-binding protein complex acid labile subunit, with translation MDLRIIILQISYIIIFAKMLAFGFISQDERKCKYLKVDRLTKVKCFDMNLREVPQFLSTSVEVLDLAFNRIKKLKRHSFKRYGKIKYLLLYENMIQSVEPETFAHLSSLQEIDLSNNALLTIPLEIFQLPSLRNLYVDSNDLINLNNDLKRLEKPIQAPLEYFNVAECGLQDLPDIGIVPYLWQINASSNPLKEITTETLATMCNLKSIDLLKTQMPICACHQILDYINIRKIKNTFLPMCQIPVGAELDECPPLYNITVGLPEYEQCNQATLSAAAKSTWLTIAGCLSGVFLVLLILLYCIRRRKRRKEKKKEMKREKKRFINPTTATTTNNIIQQDECMICDTA, from the exons ATGGACTTACGCATCATAATATTGCAGATATCTTATATCATTATATTTGCAAAGATGCTGGCTTTTGGATTTATCAGTCAAGACGAAaggaaatgtaaatatttgaaagtGGATAGACTCACAAAAGTCAAGTGTTTCGATATGAATTTAAGGGAAGTGCCGCAGTTTTTGAGTACGTCAGTTGAG GTATTAGATTTAGCATTTAATCGAATAAAGAAACTCAAGAGACACTCATTCAAACGATACGGAAAGATAAAGTATCTTTTGCTCTACGAAAATATGATTCAGTCCGTGGAACCTGAAACTTTCGCACACTTGTCATCATTACAG GAAATTGATTTATCGAATAATGCCCTCTTGACAATTCCATTGGAAATATTTCAGTTGCCATCACTGAGAAATCTTTATGTCGATAGTAATGATTTGATCAATTTAAACAATGACTTGAAG AGACTTGAAAAGCCAATCCAAGCTCCATTAGAATATTTCAATGTAGCTGAATGTGGTCTTCAAGATCTTCCTGATATAGGAATTGTTCCAT atctTTGGCAAATAAATGCCTCATCAAATCCTCTTAAGGAAATAACCACCGAAACACTTGCCACAATGTGCAATCTTAAAAGTATAGacttattaaaaactcaaatgcCAATATGTGCCTGCCATCAAATATTAGATTAtattaatataagaaaaattaaaaatacatttttgccaATGTGCCAGATACCtg TAGGTGCAGAACTCGATGAATGCCCACCACTGTACAATATTACAGTAGGGCTACCCGAATATGAACAGTGCAACCAAGCGACGTTAAGTGCGGCAGCAAAATCAACTTGGCTTACGATAGCTGGTTGTTTAAGTGGAGTTTTTCTAGTTTTATTAa ttttATTATACTGCATAAGACGCCGAAAACGTCGAaaggaaaagaagaaagaaatgaaGAGAGAAAAGAAACGTTTTATTAATCCAactacagcaacaacaacaaataatataattcaaCAAGATGAATGTATGATATGTGATACTGCGTAA